One Malassezia restricta chromosome III, complete sequence DNA segment encodes these proteins:
- a CDS encoding nucleolar MIF4G domain protein 1, with translation MVRGVDRARSTTRLPAALREELGIEDAAQKGRPAKKARLFKVSARKEARKEQRQAKHASRAPKRRPAPVVPSKGPPTTEEHAKKPLSKVSPPQGAPARLVMDPITGQMRSAPSSSSKPTKLERMMRADDRTSKEPSKQHNISELERQEEDEIAWLEHHLYGKKGPSQKEGDDVDDLLDDLNRFYPGMYEASEGEADEDDLEGSDASEDRRSDEDRPEWEERGLVEDSQEESWDEQDDAKCDVKEEHLSQEDDTAKDMPPPKYVPPALRGKASDPTSLEQQKLRRHINGQLNRLAEGNLDTIVSELDALYQTYSRGDVTAYITEQCLDTITAQMNLSESIIVLYAALLTAMHRIVGAEFAAHVLQVCISRFMTTYGRLLQADSHASTRECVNLVTLLCHLFNVKMLSDVILYDMVRLFLGQSFVHMVPGVADKKPITEMDIELLLRVVQSSGQQLRHADAESLSAIVELTQQCMQGAPVVAESSRARFMLEALIHLKQKGKHLGRDVSATAESVQRLSKYISSLERKRTLRAHSALQVGLQDLQDATRHGRWWLVGAAWTGKEREPASVPMSEPEATDSPGHDLSHLARAQGMNTEARRMVFSALMSSLDYQDAAHHVMQLKLNDVQRREVIRVLLHCLANERTFNPYYVLVGQQLADDHVGMRVTMQYVLWDYFRELGEKHVGGHKVVREDEEGEEYDVHVGERLRKLLHMARAYGYWIARGALTLLVLKTVDFTALHEAGTLFLQHLLLHTFLMSQTRLPMLTPRARQNLLRAPSQVDRERIEQLLVRGTVGQPRLAQGLFVFCHMHLPRETLATLLGDEAIVRRLEWTVNVARDTLSVGAASADASDA, from the coding sequence ATGGTGCGTGGCGTAGACAGGGCGCGCTCTACGACGCGGCTGCCAGCTGCGCTCCGTGAGGAGCTGGGCATTGAGGATGCTGCACAAAAGGGGCGTCCGGCCAAAAAGGCACGTCTCTTCAAAGTCAGTGCGCGTAAAGAAGCGCGCAAGGAACAGAGGCAAGCAAAGCATGCGTCCAGAGCGCCCAAgcggcgtccagcgcctgtGGTCCCGAGTAAGGGGCCTCCTACGACGGAGGAGCATGCAAAGAAACCTCTATCAAAAGTATCCCCGCCCCAAGGGGCGCCAGCACGCCTCGTCATGGACCCCATCACGGGCCAAATGAGGTCCGCtccatcgtcgtcgtctaAGCCCACGAAACTCGAGCGCATGATGCGAGCAGATGACAGAACATCTAAGGAACCATCAAAACAGCATAACATCAGtgagctcgagcggcaAGAAGAGGACGAAATTGCTTGGCTCGAGCACCATTTGTACGGCAAAAAGGGCCCGTCGCAGAAAGAAGGCGACGATGTGGatgacctgctcgacgaTCTCAATCGCTTTTACCCTGGCATGTATGAAGCGAGTGAAGGAGAAGCTGATGAAGATGACCTCGaaggcagcgacgcgtccgaAGACCGACGCAGTGACGAGGATCGCCCAGAGTGGGAGGAGCGTGGGCTGGTCGAGGACAGCCAAGAAGAAAGTTGGGACGAGCAAGATGATGCCAAGTGCGACGTGAAAGAGGAGCATCTATCGCAGGAAGACGATACCGCTAAGGATATGCCACCGCCCAAGTATGTCCCACCCGCACTTCGAGGCAAAGCCTCGGATCCCACCTCGCTTGAACAGCAAAAACTGCGGCGCCACATAAACGGTCAGCTCAACAGGCTGGCGGAGGGCAATCTAGACACGATTGTGTCTGAATTGGACGCCCTGTACCAGACGTACTCGCGTGGTGACGTCACAGCCTACATTACGGAGCAATGCCTGGATACCATTACAGCCCAAATGAATTTGAGCGAGTCGATTATAGTGCTGTATGCGGCTCTTCTCACGGCTATGCACCGTatcgtcggcgccgagTTTGCTGCGCACGTTCTGCAAGTGTGCATATCGCGGTTTATGACAACGTATGGGCGCCTTCTTCAAGCAGACTCGCATGCATCGACTCGCGAGTGTGTGAATCTCGTGACGTTGCTGTGCCACCTGTTTAATGTAAAGATGCTGTCGGACGTGATTTTGTACGATATGGTGCGCCTGTTTCTTGGACAGAGCTTTGTGCACATGGTGCCTGGTGTTGCCGACAAGAAGCCGATCACAGAGATGGACATCGAGCTCCTCTTGCGGGTGGTACAGAGCAGTGGCCAGCAGCTTCGGCACGCGGATGCCGAGTCACTCTCTGCGATCGTGGAGCTGACGCAGCAATGCATGCAGGGTGCGCCTGTCGTAGCCGAGTCGAGCCGTGCTCGGTTCATGCTGGAAGCGTTGATACATTTGAAGCAGAAAGGCAAGCACCTCGGCCGTGATGTCTCCGCGACGGCAGAGAGTGTGCAGCGTCTATCGAAGTACATTTCGTCTCTTGAGCGCAAGCGCACATTACGAGCGCATTCCGCGCTGCAAGTAGGCTTGCAAGACTTGCAGGACGCCACACGGCACGGGCGATGGTGGCTTGTCGGTGCCGCGTGGACGGGCAAGGAGAGAGAGCCGGCATCTGTGCCGATGTCAGAGCCTGAGGCGACGGACTCGCCCGGCCACGACTTATCGCACCTAGCGCGCGCGCAAGGTATGAATACTgaggcgcgccgcatggtGTTTTCGGCGCTCATGTCGAGTCTGGATTACcaggacgcggcgcatcatGTGATGCAGCTCAAGCTGAACGatgtgcagcgccgcgaagTGATTCGCGTCTTGCTCCACTGCCTAGCCAACGAGCGCACGTTCAATCCATACTACGTGCTGGTAGGACAGCAGCTTGCCGACGACCACGTCGGTATGCGCGTCACGATGCAGTACGTGCTATGGGACTACTTCCGTGAATTGGGCGAGAAACACGTGGGCGGACACAAAGTCGTGCGTGAAGACGAGGAGGGCGAAGAGTATGACGTccacgtcggcgagcgccttcgcaagctgctgcacatgGCGCGTGCATACGGCTACTGGATCGCCCGAGGCGCTCtgacgctgctcgtgctcaaGACCGTCGACTTTacggcgctgcacgaggcggGCACCCTGTTTTTGCAGCatttgctgctgcacacgttTCTCATGTCGCAGACGCGGTTGCCGATGCTTACGCCGCGTGCACGCCAGAATCTCTTGCGTGCACCGAGCCAGGTcgatcgcgagcgcatcgagcagctgctggtcAGAGGCACTGTCGGGCAGCCGCGGCTTGCACAGGGTCTCTTTGTGTTTTGCCATATGCATCTGCCAAGGGAGACGCTGGCGACGCTGCTTGGTGACGAGGCGATCGTGAGGCGCCTCGAGTGGACCGTGAATGTCGCGAGAGACACGCTCAGTGTGGgtgcggcgtcggcggaTGCGAGCGATGCATGA
- a CDS encoding minor histocompatibility antigen H13, whose amino-acid sequence MGPWAWRLDFQRVHVSTMSSSAFFAYGALLTLASGTVYVGSLASLRTPEATKALRKEKGLKETDDDEEEVQGVSSEGAWMFPLLGSAVLLSLFLAFKYLDKEMIILIVNIYFAVVGCLAIPPVLLHLCKMAFGSHSLDWCTKRALSFKGHVSWTTPSTKKNLYDTVIKLDSATMGLFVVVVVLMAIYMYTKHWVLANIIAVCFAMQGLSLILLDSFQTGLILLGGLFLYDIFWVFGSSKFAGQSVMVSVATNFDGPIKILAPRNLLEVLSSVQQKGWTAADAFQFSLLGLGDIVVPGAFAALALAFDQHHASTKARSLTFNRFFYKFPKPYFHACMVGYVLGLFTTMVVMHIFKTGQPALLYLSPSCSLSVLFVAWYRGELLDMWSWVSPASQGAPKTAPDDKKQA is encoded by the coding sequence ATGGGACCGTGGGCCTGGCGCCTCGACTTCCAGCGTGTCCACGTCTCCACTatgagctcgtcggcgtTCTTTGCGTATGGTGCGCTGCTAACGCTCGCATCAGGGACGGTATACGTCGGTAGCCTTGCAtcgctgcgcacgcctGAGGCAACGAAAGCTCTGCGTAAGGAAAAGGGCTTGAAGGAGAcggatgacgacgaagaggaggTACAAGGCGTGTCCAGCGAGGGTGCATGGATGTTCCCCTTGCTGGGCAGTGCCGTGCTGCTGTCTCTGTTTTTGGCTTTCAAGTATCTGGACAAGGAAATGATTATCCTGATCGTCAACATCTACTTTGCGGTGGTGGGCTGCCTGGCTATCCCCCCGGTGCTCCTCCATCTGTGCAAGATGGCCTTTGGATCGCATTCTCTCGACTGGTGCACCAAGCGAGCGCTCTCATTCAAGGGCCATGtctcgtggacgacgccTTCGACCAAAAAGAATCTGTATGATACGGTCATCAAGCTGGACAGTGCTACGATGGGCCTATTTGTGGTGGTGGTCGTGCTGATGGCCATCTACATGTATACCAAGCACTGGGTACTTGCTAACATCATTGCCGTGTGCTTTGCTATGCAGGGTCTTTCCCTGATCCTGCTAGACTCGTTTCAGACGGGGCTTATTCTTTTGGGCGGCCTGTTCTTGTACGATATCTTCTGGGTATTCGGCAGTTCGAAGTTTGCCGGTCAGTCCGTCATGGTCAGCGTCGCGACCAACTTTGACGGCCCGATCAAAATCCTGGCCCCACGAAACCTGCTGGAAGTGCTGAGCAGCGTCCAACAAAAAGGCTGGACAGCGGCCGATGCATTCCAGTTCTCGCTCCTTGGTCTCGGGGATATCGTGGTGCCTGGTGCCTTTGCCGCCTTGGCCCTGGCATTCGACCAGCACCACGCGTCCACCAAGGCCCGCTCGCTTACTTTCAACCGCTTCTTCTACAAGTTCCCCAAACCCTATTTCCATGCGTGCATGGTGGGCTACGTGCTGGGCCTCTTCACTACCATGGTTGTCATGCATATCTTCAAGACCGGTCAGCCCGCCCTCTTGTACCTCTCTCCGTCATGCTCACTCTCTGTGCTTTTCGTCGCATGGTACAGAGGCGAATTGCTCGACATGTGGTCGTGGGTCAGTCCGGCGTCACAGGGAGCGCCCAAGACTGCGCCCGACGACAAGAAACAGGCGTAA
- a CDS encoding regulator of ribosome biosynthesis: MAAAAVSIHVEQGETPIQLDMGLLASCDANPIDEREYKKNPESVLLSRTRNATQHLVNTLFQLPIERDPSYGPLASLPAFTSLLPREKPLPKPKPLTKWERFARAKGIVKRKKDRLVFDEERQEWVPRWGYQGKNKELEDQWLVEVPANADDDYRPDKEAARDREARRKKNEMQHQRNLARSAGPAHADAAPKSQLGSGRALQAARKRAELEATIQRVRGSTASLGRFDKQLEGESKPRGVKRSFQPNELDARQERASNLKLLANIDKGSTESEMNMRKAIKYASQAQGSKALAQKAEKRRK, encoded by the coding sequence ATGGCTGCGGCAGCTGTGAGCATTCATGTTGAGCAGGGCGAGACGCCTATACAGCTCGACATGGGCCTCCTTGCATCTTGTGATGCGAATCCCATTGATGAGCGCGAATACAAAAAGAATCCCGAGTCTGTCTTACTGTCGCGCACTCGCAATGCGACGCAACATCTGGTCAATACCTTATTTCAATTGCCGATCGAACGGGACCCGTCATATGGACCACTGGCATCTCTTCCTGCATTTACATCGCTGTTGCCGCGCGAAAAGCCGCTACCTAAGCCGAAGCCCCTCACCAAGTGGGAGCGGTTTGCGCGTGCCAAAGGCATTGTGAAGCGCAAAAAGGACCGCCTTGTCTTTGACGAAGAACGCCAGGAATGGGTACCGCGCTGGGGATACCAGGGTAAGAATAAGGAATTGGAGGACCAATGGCTTGTTGAGGTACCCGCGAATGCTGACGACGACTACCGGCCTGACAAGGAGGCAGCTAGGGATCGTGAGGCTCGGCGCAAAAAGAACGAGATGCAGCACCAGCGCAACTTGGCACGAAGTGCTGGACCGGCTCATGCGGACGCTGCTCCGAAAAGCCAACTTGGTTCCGGCCGTGCCCTTCAAGCTGCACGGAAGCGTGCAGAACTCGAGGCCACCATTCAGCGTGTTCGTGGCAGTACTGCATCGCTAGGCCGCTTTGACAAGCAGCTGGAAGGCGAATCAAAGCCGCGTGGAGTCAAGCGCTCATTCCAACCGAACGAACTCGATGCTCGGCAGGAACGGGCGTCTAACctcaagctgctcgccaACATCGACAAAGGCAGCACCGAGTCAGAGATGAATATGCGCAAGGCTATCAAGTACGCCAGCCAGGCACAGGGCTCCAAAGCCTTGGCCCAAAAAGCCGagaagcggcgcaagtGA
- a CDS encoding ATP-dependent RNA helicase DDX52/ROK1, whose product MDLFSTLTAGAARFDKKRFGRDMSLFQSSRRDEQGASQDVAAQRSAGAALPAALDFFGSHEKEREATKPEPARTASRERMPPLSRAELPAFLRTHELKLTGTDVPLPLRTWDDLETRWHLEPWLLENLQKGPWTTPTPIQCGAISVMLERRDLLAGAPTGSGKTLAFLLPTLQLLQKHTKLGFRAVLVSPTRELAQQIYEQLQLLTQGQAFRTCLLTNVTKKTSEALAKKKFDILITTPLRLVHAIQHEEVALHRVEMLVLDEADRLLEQGFLTQTDEILAACTNPNLRKALFSATLPAGVEELARTFMVDECRVLVGQKDSATATIDQRLEFTGSEDGKLHALRALIQAGGMQPPVLLFVQSIQRARELFHELVYDGLHVDVIHSERPKAQREAVIEAFRRGDIWLLICTELMARGIDFQGVNLVINYDFPQTVQSYIHRIGRTGRAGKQGRAITYFTKDDAPYLKSVVNVMRQSGCDVPEWMTQLPKPSKMLKKKLRSRPVSRQDVRAASGSSSLGRRLANRQRDMVQASKRRKLMHRSHPPTPHPH is encoded by the coding sequence aTGGACCTGTTCAGCACGCTGACagcgggcgccgcgcgcttCGATAAGAAGCGCTTTGGCAGGGACATGTCCCTGTTTCAGTCCTCGCGACGAGACGAGCAGGGCGCGTCACAGGATGTGGCGGCTCAGCggagcgccggcgcagcgcTACCGGCCGCGCTGGACTTTTTCGGCAGTCATGAAAAGGAGCGCGAGGCTACGAAGCCCGAGCCAGCTCGGACAGCCTCGCGTGAGCGTATGCCGCCGCTCTCGCGCGCTGAACTCCCTGCCTTTTTGCGGACCCATGAGCTCAAGCTGACGGGGACAGACGTGCCCCTGCCTCTCCGGACCTGGGACGACCTCGAGACGCGGTGGCACCTCGAGCCGTGGCTCCTTGAGAATCTGCAAAAGGGCCCGTGGACCACGCCGACACCTATCCAGTGCGGTGCCATCAGTGtgatgctcgagcggcgcgacCTGCTGGCAGGCGCTCCCACGGGATCCGGTAAGACGCTGGCGTTCTTACTGCCGACGCTCCAGCTTCTCCAAAAGCATACCAAGCTAGGATTCCGTGCCGTGCTTGTGAGCCCGACGCGTGAGCTTGCACAGCAGATCTACGAGCAGCTGCAACTACTGACACAGGGCCAGGCGTTTCGTACATGCCTCCTCACCAACGTGACCAAAAAAACGAGTGAAGCGCTGGCCAAGAAAAAGTTTGATATCCTCATCACGACGCCCCTGCGCCTAGTCCATGCGATTCAGCATGAAGAGGTGGCTTTGCACCGCGTGGAAATGCTCGTCCTCGATGAAGCCGATCGActcctcgagcagggcTTTCTGACACAGACGGACGAGATTCTCGCAGCGTGCACCAACCCCAACCTGCGCAAGGCACTGTTTAGTGCGACGCTCCCTGCCGGCGTAGAAGAGCTCGCGCGCACCTTTATGGTCGACGAATGCCGCGTGCTCGTCGGCCAAAAGGACagcgccacagccacgATTGaccagcgcctcgagttTACTGGGTCGGAGGACGGCAAATTGCACGCGCTGCGAGCGCTGATCCAGGCAGGTGGAATGCAGCCGCCCGTGCTCCTATTCGTCCAGTCAAttcagcgcgcgcgcgaaCTCTTCCACGAGCTCGTGTACGACGGCCTACACGTCGATGTGATCCACAGCGAGCGGCCCAAGGCCCAGCGCGAAGCGGTCATCGAGGCCTTCCGTCGCGGCGATATTTGGCTCCTTATATGTACAGAACTCATGGCTCGAGGTATCGATTTTCAAGGCGTGAACCTCGTCATCAACTACGACTTCCCGCAGACGGTGCAGAGCTATATCCACCGCATCGGTCGCACAGGCCGCGCCGGCAAACAGGGCCGCGCCATCACATACTTTACCAaggacgatgcgccgtaCCTCAAGTCTGTCGTCAATGTGATGCGCCAGTCGGGCTGCGACGTGCCTGAGTGGATGACCCAGCTTCCCAAGCCGTCCAAGATGCTCAAGAAGAAGCTGCGCAGCCGACCCGTTTCACGccaggacgtgcgcgctgcgtccGGCAGCAGCTCCCTGGGCCGCCGCCTAGCGAATCGGCAGCGGGACATGGTCCAGGCAAGCAAGCGACGCAAACTCATGCATCGCTCGCAtccgccgacgccgcacCCACACTGA
- a CDS encoding ribulose-phosphate 3-epimerase: protein MPAVKIAPSVLASDLGNLTHECKRMIQCGADWLHMDIMDGHFVPNIVMGAPIIGSVNKSVPGIFMDCHMMVSEPLKWIKSIAEAGGKSYTFHLEATDDPLEVIRQIKASGMRASIAINPGTPATEISDEVAHAADMILVMTVWPGAGGQKFIAECMPKVAELRARFPDLDVEVDGGVAPKTIHACADAGANVIVAGTAVFRDPRPDAVIQYLREQCEQAQARIREERQRIMQGESVPGAGIAHTTAYLSGDTEAWHHPRAFLRHEMAP from the exons ATGCCAGCTGTCAAGATCGCACCGAGTGTACTTGCGTCCGATCTCGGCAATCTGACGCACGAATGCAAGCGCATGATCCAATGTGGTGCTGATTGGCTGCACATGG ATATCATGGACGGTCACTTTGTGCCCAACATTGTGATGGGTGCACCCATCATCGGGAGCGTGAACAAGAGTGTGCCAGGTATCTTCATGGACTGCCACATGATGGTGTCCGAGCCGCTCAAG TGGATCAAATCTATCGCGGAGGCAGGTGGCAAGTCCTACACGTTCCACCTGGAAGCGACGGACGATCCTTTGGAAGTCATTCGTCAGATCAAGGCATCGGGCATGCGTGCATCTATCGCCATAAACCCTGGCACACCAGCTACAGAAATCTCAGACGAggtggcgcacgctgccGATATGATTCTCGTCATGACCGTGTGgcctggcgccggcggccaAAAATTTATTGCCGAATGCATGCCCAAGGTGGCAGAACTACGCGCACGATTCCCCGATCTCGATGTGGAAGTCGACGGCGGCGTTGCCCCCAAGACCATCcatgcgtgtgccgacgctggcgcCAATGTCATTGTGGCGGGCACCGCTGTGTTTCGTGATCCGCGGCCGGACGCCGTGATCCAGTACTTGCGTGAGCAGTGCGAACAGGCTCAGGCACGCATCCGCGAAGAACGTCAGCGCATTATGCAGGGTGAGTCTGTGCCTGGTGcgggcatcgcgcacacGACGGCCTACCTGTCCGGTGACACGGAAGCATGGCATCATCCACGCGCCTTTCTCCGCCACGAGATGGCTCCGTAG
- a CDS encoding pre-mRNA-processing factor 17, translated as MDALVAYRSESEGEDDVRPQRVHEELESDSEDERADSNDAFGLHRAQSPERSVAPAPCFQASAAPDVQVAESSVIPHAEPQAAPTITRTLTGTVEATTMSDFDFRNQQRTFDLYGYARNPSEFAATSQAFVGDLSAAKSTGGASFAEMRGSSADARQASRAMRRKRKGRAGDASIADGEGAYLGPWGGWEDEAPKTEFVPAPDVPVGPTDEEIRAAQAAAEKRRKDAAAIERRRQLDMAHGTEKSIFHGHSMYDYQGRTYMHVPTDTDVNLRGEPGDVESFLPEYCIHTFTGHTKGITALRLFPQSGHLLLSASMDTKIKLWDMYHEGHCLRTFLGHSNAVRDITFSNDGRRFLSAGYDEQIKLWDTETGACLAAQSFHGVPVCVRFHPDQQHVFLAGMDDRRIVQFDLNADQITQEYNEHQGAVNTITFVDMNRRFVSTSDDKSLRAWDYDIPVPIKLVADPLMHSMPSVTLHPSHRWLACQTMNNSISVFSAENFKARKKAFRGHTTAGFACQVGFSPDGRFLSSGDSQGDMVFWDWKSGHQLKRLHTHKDVVIAHEWLPHETSKIVTGSWDGLIKLWT; from the coding sequence ATGGACGCGTTGGTGGCGTATCGCTCAGAGAGCGAGGGTGAAGATGACGTGCGCCCGCAGCGTGTGCACGAAGAACTCGAGAGTGACAGTGAGGATGAGCGTGCCGACTCGAATGATGCGTTTGGGCTCCATCGTGCGCAGTCCCCAGAGCGATCGGTggcaccggcgccgtgctTCCAGGCAAGCGCCGCACCAGACGTACAGGTGGCCGAGTCGTCAGTGATTCCGCACGCCGAACCACAGGCAGCTCCCACAATCACCAGGACACTGACTGGCACAGTCGAGGCCACGACCATGTCCGACTTCGATTTTCGAAACCAACAGCGCACATTCGACTTGTACGGCTATGCACGCAATCCTAGTGAGTTTGCCGCTACGTCTCAGGCATTCGTGGGCGATCTTTCGGCTGCAAAGAGTACAGGAGGTGCTTCATTCGCGGAAATGCGCGGTAGCTCAGCGGATGCTCGTCAGGCatcgcgtgccatgcggcgAAAGCGCAAGGGACGTGCGGGAGACGCGTCGATCGCAGATGGGGAGGGCGCTTATCTCGGTCCATGGGGTGGCTGGGAAGATGAGGCGCCCAAAACTGAATTTGTGCCGGCGCCTGATGTGCCTGTCGGCCCTACCGATGAGGAGATacgtgcggcgcaggcagcaGCAGAAAAGCGGCGCAAAGATGCAGCGGCCATTGAACGTCGTCGGCAGTTGGACATGGCACATGGCACAGAAAAAAGCATTTTCCATGGCCATTCCATGTATGACTATCAGGGGCGGACCTATATGCATGTGCCCACCGATACAGATGTCAATTTGAGAGGAGAGCCAGGCGATGTCGAATCGTTTTTGCCCGAGTACTGTATACACACCTTTACGGGACATACCAAGGGCATCACAGCGCTGCGTCTGTTTCCACAGAGTGGACATCTCTTGCTCAGCGCAAGTATGGATACCAAGATCAAACTATGGGATATGTACCACGAGGGCCATTGTCTGCGCACGTTCCTTGGCCACTCGAATGCGGTGCGTGACATTACCTTCTCCAACGATGGGCGACGATTCCTCTCGGCAGGGTACGATGAGCAAATCAAGCTCTGGGATACTGAAACGGGCGCGTGCCTAGCTGCCCAGAGCTTTCATGGCGTGCcggtgtgcgtgcgattcCATCCAGATCAACAGCATGTTTTCCTGGCGGGCATGGATGACCGGCGCATTGTGCAGTTTGACTTGAATGCCGATCAAATCACGCAAGAGTACAATGAGCACCAGGGCGCTGTGAACACAATTACATTTGTCGACATGAACCGCCGCTTTGtgtcgacgagcgacgacaAGAGTCTGCGTGCCTGGGACTACGATATTCCTGTGCCCATCAAGCTGGTAGCTGATCCTCTCATGCATTCGATGCCGTCAGTTACCTTGCATCCCTCACATCGGTGGCTTGCCTGTCAAACGATGAACAACTCCATCTCTGTGTTCTCGGCTGAGAACTTCAAGGCGCGCAAAAAGGCCTTTCGCGGACACACGACGGCTGGATTTGCTTGCCAAGTGGGCTTTAGTCCAGACGGCCGTTTCCTTTCTTCGGGTGATAGTCAAGGAGATATGGTGTTTTGGGACTGGAAATCGGGACACCAACTCAAGCGCCTGCATACCCACAAGGACGTTGTAATAGCACACGAATGGCTACCGCATGAAACGTCGAAGATCGTGACAGGGTCATGGGACGGCCTAATCAAGCTCTGGACATAG